A window of Bacteroidales bacterium contains these coding sequences:
- a CDS encoding fibronectin type III domain-containing protein, translating into MKKYFLKILPVIILLIWQGNAQAQTINTTAGSVTSCPDEILVPINVTNFNSVGAVSLVLNFNSTVLSFLGYQNLHASMASGQLVVNASGNSAYIIWVSSSGATIGTGTMMNLRFDAVPGTSMLNWDTQTPGNCEYTHTNGTTIPATFVNGTATIQQPPVITSQPENKSVLVGQSTSFSVGANGTGLSYKWYLSTNGGTTWTLINSGGYYSGATSPTLSISNIPLTFNGYLYRSEITGTCSPVAVTNHALLSVTKPLITSFEAPNVCPGSILIPVLTSNFTDVASFSLSFSYPPDVLAFTGYQNLNPLIPAGNFVCNAIGGMVYMTWATTTPVTFTTDTTLVKVKFDAVTGSANLNWNTNLTGHCEYTRLSGERITAVFQNNSFTVFQPPVISTHPTDKLIPELTNTSFSVTAQASGIGYQWQISTNNGNTFTNLTNGGFYSGVNAATLGISGATLVLNGNLYRCVISGTCSPSVNSDAAKLTVLPKITTTAATISGCPGNSLVVPINVERFIDVASFSLTLNFNPSILTFAGYQSLNTNLNDANVIINAANNSVLMTGYSTSPVTIGTGLLVELLFTGTPGSSALTWNTLLAGACEYVTIDGTTIFTNFVNGSVTVHQPPVLNTQPVNKTTYIGGSTTFSVGATGTSIGYQWQVSTNSGGTWINLMNGAPYSGVLTANLTVNPASANLNGNWYRCYIAGTCSPFVYSDPGILTVTQLPVYTIAGSVSNSCTGNVNVPVQVTNCNNIGGISLVLLYDPTKLTYTGYHSLHAELLNGILIVNQSENKVILSWASLDAAEIGSGTLIQYKFIANSGISTTLSWDTQTSGNCEYSDINGNIVTAFFTNGTVNTIANSLVVNAGADVTIPPGGSTQLNGTVTGGAAPFTYAWSPTAGLSNPNILNPIASPASTTTYRLTVTGNNGCSGWDEVKVTVEVFCPAPTELAVSNTTATSASLNWIAGGVENQWDILWGESGFDPSNSGTLNSGITNRPYTLVNLQPGMIYDCYVRASCGGGFFSSWTGPQNFTTLNLHTLIIPQGWSGLSSFLIPQNSSVVSIFQPIIADLIILESQTAMYWPEENINTIGNWNTHEGYTIKLSNPVQLDFVGSLENDKTLQLSAGWNLIPVLSQCDVDVMALFSGKDLIIVKEVAGWKLFWPSMNVNTLEVMQPGKAYFVKMGSATEITFPGCGKPEK; encoded by the coding sequence ATGAAAAAGTATTTTTTAAAAATTCTACCCGTGATTATCCTGCTTATATGGCAGGGTAACGCACAGGCGCAAACCATCAACACTACTGCGGGTTCGGTTACATCGTGTCCGGATGAAATCCTGGTACCGATCAATGTAACCAACTTCAACAGTGTGGGTGCGGTTTCGCTGGTGTTGAACTTTAACAGCACAGTACTAAGCTTTTTGGGCTACCAGAATTTACATGCATCAATGGCTTCGGGGCAGCTGGTGGTGAATGCTTCGGGCAACTCCGCGTATATCATCTGGGTAAGCTCATCAGGTGCTACCATTGGAACCGGCACGATGATGAACCTGCGGTTTGATGCCGTTCCGGGTACCAGTATGTTGAACTGGGATACGCAAACCCCCGGCAACTGCGAATACACACATACCAATGGCACAACTATTCCGGCAACCTTTGTTAATGGTACTGCAACGATTCAGCAACCTCCTGTAATCACTTCCCAACCGGAAAATAAATCGGTACTCGTCGGACAAAGCACGAGTTTTAGCGTGGGCGCAAACGGAACAGGTTTATCCTATAAATGGTACTTAAGCACCAATGGTGGAACAACCTGGACTTTGATTAATAGCGGTGGCTATTATTCAGGAGCAACCTCTCCGACCTTGTCAATATCCAATATTCCTTTGACATTCAACGGATATCTCTATCGTAGTGAAATTACCGGAACTTGTTCTCCTGTGGCTGTAACCAATCACGCCTTACTTTCGGTCACAAAGCCGCTGATCACATCATTTGAGGCGCCAAACGTTTGCCCGGGTAGTATTTTGATCCCTGTGCTAACTTCAAACTTCACTGATGTAGCTTCATTTTCACTCTCATTTTCCTACCCGCCTGATGTGTTGGCTTTTACGGGTTACCAAAATCTGAACCCCCTGATCCCGGCCGGTAATTTTGTTTGCAATGCCATTGGTGGAATGGTTTACATGACCTGGGCGACAACCACACCGGTTACCTTTACCACCGACACCACCCTGGTAAAAGTGAAGTTCGACGCAGTGACGGGATCAGCTAACTTAAACTGGAACACGAATCTTACGGGGCACTGCGAATACACCCGTTTGTCGGGCGAGCGGATTACTGCTGTTTTTCAGAATAATTCTTTCACTGTTTTCCAACCACCTGTGATTTCTACCCATCCAACCGATAAACTGATCCCCGAACTGACCAATACCAGTTTCAGCGTCACAGCGCAGGCATCAGGTATAGGTTATCAATGGCAGATCAGCACAAATAACGGGAACACTTTCACTAACTTGACCAATGGAGGGTTTTACAGTGGCGTTAATGCTGCTACATTGGGAATTTCTGGCGCCACCTTAGTCTTGAATGGTAATTTGTATCGATGCGTAATCAGCGGAACCTGTTCCCCTTCTGTAAACTCGGATGCCGCAAAGCTGACTGTGCTGCCCAAAATCACTACTACAGCCGCCACCATTTCAGGTTGTCCGGGCAATTCTCTTGTTGTTCCGATCAATGTTGAACGGTTTATTGATGTAGCTTCATTTTCGCTGACATTGAATTTCAACCCTTCAATACTCACTTTCGCAGGATATCAGTCATTAAATACAAATTTAAATGACGCCAATGTAATCATCAATGCTGCTAACAACAGCGTACTGATGACCGGCTACTCAACATCCCCTGTTACAATCGGGACAGGATTACTGGTTGAACTGCTGTTTACCGGTACTCCGGGCTCATCGGCTCTTACATGGAATACGCTGCTGGCAGGAGCTTGTGAGTATGTGACGATTGATGGAACGACCATTTTTACCAATTTTGTAAATGGGAGTGTCACAGTGCACCAACCCCCGGTTCTCAATACCCAGCCTGTGAATAAGACAACGTATATAGGTGGAAGCACAACTTTTTCAGTCGGTGCAACGGGAACTTCCATTGGGTATCAATGGCAGGTTAGTACAAATAGCGGAGGGACATGGATCAATCTGATGAATGGCGCTCCATATAGCGGAGTGCTTACGGCCAACCTTACTGTCAACCCGGCTTCTGCCAATCTGAACGGCAATTGGTACCGTTGTTACATTGCCGGAACCTGCAGCCCGTTTGTTTATTCTGATCCCGGAATTCTTACGGTTACACAACTGCCTGTTTATACTATAGCCGGTAGTGTAAGTAATTCATGCACCGGCAATGTGAATGTCCCTGTTCAGGTCACCAATTGTAATAATATTGGGGGGATTTCTCTTGTACTTCTGTATGATCCGACAAAGCTGACCTACACCGGTTACCATTCATTACATGCTGAATTGTTAAACGGAATTCTGATTGTTAATCAATCGGAAAACAAAGTTATCCTTAGCTGGGCTTCACTGGATGCTGCAGAAATAGGATCGGGTACGCTGATCCAGTATAAATTCATTGCCAATTCCGGGATATCCACAACCCTCTCATGGGATACACAAACTTCGGGCAATTGCGAATACAGCGATATCAATGGTAATATTGTTACTGCATTCTTTACTAACGGGACTGTCAATACAATTGCCAATTCATTGGTGGTTAATGCAGGGGCAGATGTAACCATTCCACCGGGAGGTTCTACACAGCTTAACGGAACAGTTACCGGCGGTGCAGCGCCTTTCACCTATGCATGGTCGCCAACGGCCGGATTAAGCAATCCCAATATTCTCAATCCTATAGCCTCTCCTGCTTCCACAACTACTTACAGACTTACTGTAACCGGTAACAATGGTTGCAGTGGTTGGGACGAAGTCAAAGTTACAGTTGAAGTGTTCTGCCCTGCGCCCACTGAACTTGCTGTTTCAAATACCACAGCAACCAGCGCCAGTTTGAACTGGATCGCCGGTGGGGTGGAGAACCAATGGGATATTTTGTGGGGTGAAAGTGGTTTTGATCCTTCAAACAGCGGAACATTAAACAGCGGAATTACCAACAGGCCCTATACATTAGTCAACCTTCAACCGGGGATGATTTATGATTGCTATGTCAGGGCTTCATGCGGTGGTGGATTTTTCAGCAGTTGGACAGGTCCTCAGAATTTTACCACACTTAACCTGCATACACTGATCATCCCCCAGGGATGGAGCGGTTTATCATCTTTCCTGATTCCTCAAAATAGCTCGGTTGTTTCAATTTTCCAGCCAATAATCGCTGATCTGATCATACTCGAATCCCAAACAGCAATGTACTGGCCTGAGGAAAATATCAATACAATTGGTAACTGGAATACGCATGAAGGCTACACCATCAAATTGTCCAACCCTGTTCAGCTGGACTTCGTTGGGTCGCTAGAAAATGATAAAACCCTGCAACTCTCCGCGGGATGGAATCTAATCCCGGTGCTGTCCCAGTGCGATGTTGATGTCATGGCATTGTTTAGCGGCAAAGACCTGATTATTGTCAAGGAAGTTGCCGGCTGGAAACTATTCTGGCCATCAATGAACGTGAATACACTCGAAGTTATGCAACCCGGTAAAGCCTACTTTGTGAAGATGGGAAGTGCCACAGAGATCACATTCCCGGGATGTGGAAAACCAGAGAAATAG